In a single window of the Ruminococcus albus 7 = DSM 20455 genome:
- a CDS encoding ABC transporter substrate-binding protein: protein MKRSKALLASLLLVFSLTGCAGKNASAVSSQENADSLKIGYLPSPGHLLYFVAQEEGLFKDEGLNTELVMFGENNSELAALESGKIDVGAFGSSELVTYLGDGHEITVFGGAMIAGHGLIVKPELVEGIPEEDWSLDLLKGKNIGVEGVDSGYIVYRSAAKKLGLEDSIEFSIFADGADAYNSLKNDDIDAAILYAPYRILAEDEGYVILSNSGTVSGFEDHVCCRQASLTSSLEKDPDTYEAFLRALIRAYHFYKTEPDKTIKDVQKYVDVDEGSLRKDTYDYDSQIANPDPDITGMTNFYDALVDTGFVNEFDISHGLSAELYDKALNAVAAEDPDDEVYKYLLDYHKERDK, encoded by the coding sequence ATGAAAAGATCAAAAGCATTATTGGCATCGCTGCTGTTAGTTTTTTCATTAACAGGCTGTGCGGGAAAAAATGCATCGGCAGTTAGTTCACAAGAAAATGCTGATTCTTTGAAAATAGGCTACCTGCCGTCCCCGGGGCATCTTCTCTATTTTGTTGCACAGGAGGAGGGCTTATTCAAAGATGAAGGGCTGAACACAGAGCTTGTTATGTTCGGTGAGAACAATAGTGAACTTGCAGCTCTTGAATCAGGGAAGATAGACGTTGGTGCGTTTGGTTCAAGCGAACTAGTAACATATCTCGGTGACGGACATGAAATAACCGTGTTCGGCGGTGCTATGATCGCAGGTCACGGACTTATCGTCAAGCCTGAGTTAGTTGAGGGGATACCAGAGGAGGATTGGTCTCTGGATCTTCTTAAGGGCAAAAATATAGGCGTTGAGGGTGTTGACTCTGGATATATCGTTTATCGTTCGGCTGCAAAAAAACTGGGGCTTGAAGATTCAATAGAATTCAGTATATTTGCTGACGGAGCGGATGCTTACAATTCTCTGAAAAACGATGATATTGATGCGGCTATACTTTACGCACCTTACCGTATCCTTGCAGAGGACGAGGGCTATGTCATTCTTTCAAACAGCGGTACAGTATCAGGCTTTGAAGATCATGTCTGCTGCCGACAAGCTTCACTTACATCTTCACTTGAGAAAGATCCGGATACTTATGAAGCATTCCTTCGTGCGCTTATCCGTGCATACCATTTTTATAAGACAGAACCCGACAAGACTATCAAGGATGTTCAGAAATATGTAGATGTGGATGAAGGATCACTCAGAAAAGACACATATGATTATGACAGCCAGATAGCAAATCCTGATCCTGATATCACAGGTATGACGAATTTTTATGATGCGCTTGTAGATACCGGCTTTGTAAATGAGTTTGATATATCACATGGACTTTCCGCCGAGCTTTATGACAAGGCACTGAACGCTGTTGCTGCAGAAGATCCCGACGATGAGGTGTATAAATATCTTCTTGATTATCATAAGGAGAGAGACAAATGA
- a CDS encoding nitrogenase component 1, which yields MAKNIQLDLETVQNREMRLGSIISWDGKASELVELSRYEERALRHKGECPGAGKNGEGCRLCELNMPFNQQSMCANSIAACQAGNIRDCVLIQHSPVGCTARNPEFNLAFRNGLERRGIEPRNINIMTTNLLENDMVFGASEKLKRAAREAFERYNPKAIFFSMSCSTAIIGEDLSSIAAEMEDELGIPVAPMQCEGFRSKHWSTGFDISQHAVLRHIVNKNPKKQPDLINIVALWGTDYFTDMLKPLGLRVNYIMDIASFDELAQTSEAACTSTFCHTLGSYFATALEEAYGVPQIRAPQPYGFAGTDAWLRAIAKQVGKEKEAEEYIAAEHERVRPKIEELKEKLKGVNGFVLTGSSYAHGLISVLRDLGVTVDGSVVFHHDPVYDGGYEEQNTLKTLVDNYGDIPHFTVSKCQPFQLPALLSRVKADFIIIRHNGLAPNAARMGIPSFAIGDEHFPVGYDGMIRVGEAVLDVLARKKMNQVLKRHVGLPYSDWWLSQKDPFILAKHPEVLDETTKEVQD from the coding sequence ATGGCTAAAAATATACAACTTGATCTTGAAACAGTTCAGAACCGTGAAATGCGTCTTGGTTCGATAATATCATGGGACGGAAAAGCATCTGAACTTGTTGAACTGTCTCGTTATGAGGAACGTGCGCTCAGACATAAGGGAGAATGTCCTGGTGCAGGAAAAAACGGCGAAGGATGCCGTTTATGTGAACTTAATATGCCCTTTAACCAACAGAGTATGTGTGCAAACTCCATAGCAGCCTGCCAGGCAGGTAATATCCGTGACTGCGTACTTATTCAGCATTCACCTGTGGGCTGTACAGCCAGAAATCCGGAATTTAATCTTGCATTTCGCAATGGTCTGGAACGCCGCGGCATAGAACCTCGAAATATAAACATCATGACTACCAACCTTCTTGAAAATGACATGGTATTCGGTGCATCTGAAAAGCTGAAAAGAGCAGCAAGAGAAGCTTTTGAACGCTATAACCCAAAGGCTATATTCTTCTCTATGAGCTGTTCCACTGCGATAATAGGTGAAGACCTCAGCAGTATCGCAGCTGAGATGGAAGACGAACTTGGGATACCTGTTGCACCTATGCAGTGCGAAGGATTCCGTTCAAAGCACTGGTCAACAGGATTTGATATCTCACAGCACGCTGTCCTGAGACATATTGTAAATAAGAATCCGAAAAAGCAGCCAGATCTTATTAATATCGTCGCACTTTGGGGTACGGATTATTTTACCGATATGCTCAAACCACTTGGGCTGAGAGTAAACTATATCATGGATATAGCAAGTTTTGACGAGCTTGCACAGACATCTGAAGCGGCTTGTACTTCAACATTCTGTCATACTCTCGGTTCTTATTTTGCAACCGCTCTTGAAGAGGCTTATGGTGTACCACAGATAAGAGCTCCTCAGCCATACGGTTTTGCAGGTACGGATGCATGGCTTCGTGCTATCGCAAAGCAGGTAGGAAAAGAGAAAGAAGCAGAAGAGTATATCGCTGCCGAGCATGAACGTGTACGACCCAAAATAGAGGAACTGAAAGAAAAGCTTAAAGGCGTCAACGGTTTTGTGCTGACAGGTTCTTCTTATGCACATGGTCTTATATCTGTACTTCGTGATCTTGGTGTAACAGTTGATGGTTCTGTCGTATTCCATCATGATCCTGTATACGATGGAGGTTATGAAGAGCAGAACACACTGAAGACCCTTGTAGATAACTATGGTGATATACCTCACTTTACAGTCAGCAAATGTCAGCCCTTCCAGCTCCCTGCACTTCTCAGCCGAGTGAAAGCAGATTTCATTATCATTCGTCACAACGGACTTGCTCCAAACGCCGCAAGAATGGGAATACCCTCTTTTGCCATAGGTGATGAACATTTCCCCGTAGGTTATGATGGTATGATACGTGTAGGTGAGGCAGTACTTGACGTTCTTGCACGTAAAAAGATGAATCAGGTACTAAAGAGACACGTTGGGCTGCCATATAGTGACTGGTGGCTAAGTCAGAAGGATCCGTTTATTCTTGCAAAGCACCCCGAGGTGCTCGATGAAACTACTAAGGAGGTGCAGGACTAA
- a CDS encoding ABC transporter permease, protein MIFSFIGIWTLLTAKFVLIPQDIFKAPDVVTEQFVSDLPRLMNDLAVSMITITTGYVLALITAIPIGLFLGWNAQVGKVGEQIANFLGSIPPIVFIPYTLALLPTFKSCSIFVIFITAFFPILSGTMSGVQNINKTTIESAKIFCPSKTYMLYSVLLPASLPQIFDGCNMGLLLSFILLTSAEMIGGNSGIGFYIQYYTNFGNFTRIMVGIVFLGTIVTLVTNLVKAIEARFLRWKN, encoded by the coding sequence GTGATATTTTCATTTATCGGGATATGGACGCTGCTTACTGCGAAATTTGTGCTTATTCCGCAGGACATATTCAAGGCTCCCGATGTCGTGACCGAACAGTTTGTCAGCGATCTTCCTCGGTTAATGAATGATCTGGCTGTAAGTATGATAACGATAACAACAGGATACGTACTTGCACTTATAACTGCGATACCGATAGGCTTATTCCTCGGCTGGAACGCACAGGTAGGTAAAGTAGGTGAGCAGATCGCTAATTTTCTAGGCTCCATCCCACCTATCGTGTTTATTCCCTATACACTAGCTCTTCTGCCCACATTCAAAAGCTGCTCTATATTTGTTATTTTTATTACAGCTTTCTTTCCAATATTATCAGGAACGATGAGTGGAGTACAGAACATAAACAAAACTACTATTGAAAGTGCAAAGATATTCTGCCCGTCAAAAACGTATATGCTTTACAGTGTTCTGCTGCCTGCTTCGTTGCCGCAGATATTTGACGGCTGTAATATGGGATTGCTCCTGTCTTTTATCCTTCTCACTTCGGCAGAAATGATAGGCGGAAACAGTGGTATCGGATTCTATATCCAGTACTACACCAATTTCGGAAATTTTACAAGAATAATGGTCGGTATCGTTTTTCTCGGAACGATCGTAACTTTAGTCACTAATCTGGTGAAAGCAATTGAAGCGCGATTTCTGCGCTGGAAAAATTAG